Sequence from the Burkholderia sp. GAS332 genome:
GCGCCGGCCTGCTGGGGATGCTCGTGGGTTCCATCGTTCTCGGCGCTATGGCCGATCGCGCGGGGCGCCGGCCGGTGCTGATCGGCGCGACTGTCTTCTATGGGCTATGCATGCTCGGCACCACCCTGGTTCAAAGTGTGCCCGAGTTTCTTGTTGTTCGTTTCCTGACCGGTTTCGGTATTGGTGGCGTGATGGGTAACGCCATCGCGCTGGTCAGCGAGTACAGTCCGCAGAAACATCGGGCGTCGCTGATGACATGGGTTTCGTGTGGCTTCACGGGTGGGGCAATCGCGGGAGGGCTTCTCTGCGCCATGCTGCTCCCGTCGATGGGATGGCGGGCGGTATTCCTCGTTGGGGGTGTATTGCCGCTGGTCATTGCCATCGCGATGGTCAGGTACCTGCCGGAGTCGCTCCAGTTGATGGTGCTCAAACAGCGCAGCCCGGAACGGATTGCTCAATGGCTTGGGCGCATCGCGCCGAACGTCAAGTTCGGGCCGGGGATCCGCTTTGTCGTTCACGGCCAGCCGCAAGCGAAGGCCTCGGTCGGCGAACTCTTTCGCCATCGCCGCGGCACGATGACGCTGTTGTTGTGGGGGATCAACTTCGCGAACCTGCTTGATCTCTTTTTCCTGTCGAACTGGCTTCCGATGCTTTCCTTGCGAGTGGGCCATGAAGTGTCGACGGCTGTGCTCATCGGTACCTCGTTGCAGATCGGTGGTACGGCGGGTGCGCTGCTGCTGGGGCCGTTGATGGACCGCTTCGGTTTCTATCGTGTCCTCGCGTTCAGCTTTCTGGTGGCGACAATTTCTGTCTCATGCGTCGGTCTCCCTGATCTATCGACAGGATTGCGCTTTGCGGTCGTGCTGATCAGCGGGATCTGCATTGTAGGCGGGCAGCCGGCGGTCAATGCGTTGACCGCGACGCTCTATCCCACTTCGCTGCGGGCCACCGGAGTTGGCTGGAGTCTCGGAATCGGCCGGGCGGGTTCAATTATCGGTCCTGTCGTGGCGGGACAACTAGTCGAACTGCAGTGGTCGAACACGGCGTTGTTTGTCGCGGCCGCGGTGCCCGCGTTGGCATCGTGTCTGATGATTGTTTTCCTTAGCCATGTTACGAGGAAAAATCGGATCGATTGCGTCGAGTGCTAGCGAGTCACGGCAAATCTAGAGAGAATATTTCGATCAATAAATTAGCATTGCTAATGTAAAAAACACGATGGCGGTTTCTGTGCCGGGCTGACCCAGAAGAAGTGGCATCAGAGGTCGGCATTCAAGGAAGATGACATGAGTATTTCGATCACGGTGAATGGCAAGCGACACCTTCTGACCGTAGCTGCTGACACACCACTACTCTACGTGCTGCGCAACGACCTTCAGTTAAATGGTCCGAAGTTCGGCTGCGGTGAGGCGCAGTGTGGCGCATGCACGGTTATGGTCGGCAAAGATGCAACGCCCTCATGTGTTTTTCCGGTTGGCGCGGTAGGTGCGGCTCAGGTGACCACGATAGAAGGCCTGGGTCATGGCGAACACCTTCATGCGTTGCAGAAGGCCTTCCTCGCTGAGCAGGCCGCACAGTGCGGCTATTGCTCGAGCGGGATGTTGATGGCCGCGAAAGTGCTGCTAGAACGAATTCCCGATCCGGATCCGGCGACCATACGGCGCGAGTTGGCCGGCCAGAAATGCCGGTGCGGCACGCACAACCGAATCGTCCGTGCGATTCAGCGCGCAGCGCAGGAGTTGCGTGCATGAACACCATCAAACTTTCTCGACGCGCGTTCGGTAAGCTGGCTGGCGCGGTAGTCGCGACGTTCTCGCTCGCGCCATTCTCCGAGTTTGCGTGGGACGAGCCCGACCTCCCGGTTGATCTTCGCGCCAATCGCAAGCTTGACGGTTGGATTCGAGTCGACGAGGCGGGCACGGTTACGATCTTCACGGGAAAGGCTGAGTTGGGGCAGGGTATTCTCACCGCGCTCTTGCAGATCGCAGCGGACGAACTCGATGTGAATCTGGATCGCGTGCGCATGATTTCCGCGGATACGGCCCGCAGCCCGAACGAGACCTATACCTTCGGCAGCCAATCGGTCGAGCAAGGCGGGGCGGCGTTACGCGCTGCCGCGGCCCAGGCGAGGGCGGTCCTGGTTGACGTGGCGTGCCGGCGATTCAACGTACCGGCGGCGGATTTGCGCGTCGAGAACGGTGTCGTGCTGACTGCCGACGGCCGCCGCATGACGTACGCGGAGATTGTGAGAGACGAACGGGCGCTTCTCGCACGCGAGGTGACGGCGGACGTCACCCCG
This genomic interval carries:
- a CDS encoding MFS transporter, AAHS family, 4-hydroxybenzoate transporter, whose product is MTPSTAQRVEEAPVSIVDIGALIDSQPLSTFQKWIMVMIGCSVVMDGFDVQTMGFVAPAIVRTWGMSPAELGPVFGAGLLGMLVGSIVLGAMADRAGRRPVLIGATVFYGLCMLGTTLVQSVPEFLVVRFLTGFGIGGVMGNAIALVSEYSPQKHRASLMTWVSCGFTGGAIAGGLLCAMLLPSMGWRAVFLVGGVLPLVIAIAMVRYLPESLQLMVLKQRSPERIAQWLGRIAPNVKFGPGIRFVVHGQPQAKASVGELFRHRRGTMTLLLWGINFANLLDLFFLSNWLPMLSLRVGHEVSTAVLIGTSLQIGGTAGALLLGPLMDRFGFYRVLAFSFLVATISVSCVGLPDLSTGLRFAVVLISGICIVGGQPAVNALTATLYPTSLRATGVGWSLGIGRAGSIIGPVVAGQLVELQWSNTALFVAAAVPALASCLMIVFLSHVTRKNRIDCVEC
- a CDS encoding nicotinate dehydrogenase subunit A, which codes for MSISITVNGKRHLLTVAADTPLLYVLRNDLQLNGPKFGCGEAQCGACTVMVGKDATPSCVFPVGAVGAAQVTTIEGLGHGEHLHALQKAFLAEQAAQCGYCSSGMLMAAKVLLERIPDPDPATIRRELAGQKCRCGTHNRIVRAIQRAAQELRA